AGCTATGCACTCTTACTTGTCGTGAGCAGACATGCACCACCAATTATCATACCTGATTGAGGAACTGAACCACCCGCTCAGCCAACCACTGCTGGGATTCCGGCTTTTTCACCGTGTGGCTTGCTCCGGGTATCAGGCCAGACAACTCATGGACTTTGGGGCTGATCTTCTTCCACGAGTCTACGAGAGCTTGCTTGTCGATCTTATCTGGGAcgaactcgtcctcggctgATTGTAAAGCCATGACGGGTTGCTGGAACCTGTTCCAGACCTCGGATACAAACGACTCGTCGAGGTCAGATGAGAAGTAGTCATCATCTCCACTTTGTATCGGGTCAGCAGTGCGGAGCAAAGGCGAGTAGATGATGTTTTTACTTGCCCTTTGGCTGCCAGGGAGTGCCAGCGGTATGCTGTCATGGGTGTCTGGAAGAAAGATGGTAACTGATCTCTGGGCATCGCCTCGCACTCTTTCCCCTCGTCGATCAACTTCTCTGCGTATTCCAGGCTATTCTTCAACCACTCATGATCGACAGAGTCGGCGATGCTCTCTCGATCAGAAACAGGACCTTGGAGAATGAAGCCATCAACAGGGTCCTCCTTGTGCTTGGTATACTGCGCGCAGTCCTAGTCGAGTGAGCAAAATGACCCTCTATTTTCAGCTTTTGAGTAGCATTTCATACTTGGCATCCAGTTGAGTGACCCATGAGAAcaatcttcttcttgccgatGCCTCGTAGGTATCTTACGAGAGCCGATATATCCTCGACATCGTTCTTCAGACTCGAGTACCCGTAGCCCGAAAATGAGCTTCTCATCCGGATTTCAAAAACGGACCAGTCCTGTCCCGTGCTCTTCAGGTGCTTAGCAAGAGATTGGGTATACAAGACGGTATGTgggccatcgccgaggcctccTATGAAAAGTATGGCGTTCGAAGCTGCAGATGGACCGATCTCGTAGGCGCTGGCATGAGACGTCGGGGACTCGTAAAGGTGGACGGCGCAAGAGAATGGTGTAGAAGACATTTTCCCCTAGAGAATGAGTGAATGCAAAACTAGATAGTAAGGATTATGTTGAGTTTAGTAACTTGGGTCGGGAGGAGTCTATGCGATGTGAATATCGTGATGCAGTCACTTCATAAACAatggatgtggatgtgggTGGGATTGGGATTCCTCAGTTGACGTAAACGCAAGTGGGGGAACTCTTACTCAGTAGTGGGGGGCAAGCTGCCAACCTGCTATCGTACCCTGGGTGCCGACGAGAACCCCCTGACACAATGATTTGTCAGTGGGATTTTATGCTGGGCGCACTGGAAAGGAAGCCACCCGATTGGTTCAGCCGCTAAAGTTAGGAACGTCTCTCAGGACGTGTTTCTGACCACAACCCAGCAAAGTTGCTCTCTGATTGACGCCCTTGCAACTGAGTAACGAACAACACGGCATCCTTTTCAGCTGCACTCAACATCGCCGCAACAACCGTCATCTTTCATAGAGACGTCAgctgcccccccccgtcACAAAACCTCTGCTGATCAACACTGCGGATTCCTTCGGGACCGGCATGAACAGAGGGCTATCTCACAATGGCGACCAGTTCGGCCAACGCAAACCCGGCGCGGAATGAGTTCTTCCAACAGGTCCGTGTTCCTCATCCAGCCGTGAACACTTGCTGACTTTTTTGCTAGTTAAAACCATGCTGTGTCTCCATCAGCCAGTTGGCGATTAGGCAACAAGGCGAAGCCTCCAAAAGGCTCACTGGCTTGACCGAGGAATTGCTCAGTATCCTTAACGATCAAGTCAACCGAGATGCCACAGTGTTTGACGAGAAGCTTGCCGACTACGTATTCTTTCCGCTCTCCCATGTCTTCCGTAGCCACAACCAGTACCCCAAGCCCCTCATCGAAATCGCAATCAAGTGTCTCACCATAGTCATCGTTCATGGCTGGAAGTCGAACATCTCGCCCCAGATCTTGCAACAGCTCCTCATCTTACTCACTTTCATCGTTGGCGGAGTAcctggaggagaagaggcaCACGATCTGCCCGAAGAAACCGAACTCGAGTCACTGAGGGCGTTGACAGCTCTCATCGCCGTAGCTGGAACTTCAACCaaggcagcagcggcgctGACTGAAGAAAAGTTGATTCCGACTCTGGGACACACTATTACGGTACTTTTGGAGTGTGTTGCGGATGGCAGGACACCGGAGATTCAGCTAGAGGCCTTACGAACACTTGCCTGTTTTTACACGGGCATCAAGGATCAAGCCGCACTCGCCTCTTTCCTCCCGGGTATCGTGTCGTCTCTGACGAAGCTCCTTGCCAAGCCTCCGAGAGAGAAGAACAGGGTACTCGTTAGTTCCTTACATTCTATGAAATTGGTTCTTGTGCAAGTTCTCGGCGATGTCAGAACTCGAAGCATTACTGCGAGGTCGAACACCGAAGCCTCTTCCGATACCGACAAGGGTGCCATTCTGAGCCCGGCATGGCTCACCGCCACCAAGGCACAGATCAAGCTGGCCTTGGCAACTGTACTGAAGCTCCGAACGCATGGTTCGAAAGATGTACGCGAAGCTTTGCTGACGCTATGTCTGGGGCTTCTCGACGAATGCCATATCTCGTTGGGAAACTGCTCTTCTGTCCTCGTAGAGACGGCCATGGTTCTGTCACCAACCGACCAGACTTCATCGATTGCAGTGACGAGCTTGCACGACTTGGCAATCATCTACTCCGAGCTCGGCGAAACCGTCAAAGTCACATGCTACAACTGGGTCACCAGCTTGCCTAGGATCATGCAGTCCGCCGACGAAGGCAAAAAACAGACGGCTGTCCAGAATTTGATGAGGGGTATGTCCCTTGTGGGCAGCCTCCAGCTGGACTCGTCACTCTTGGATGAGTCCATAGCAGCAGCTCTGAGGGACAGCGTCACGTCTTTAGTGACTGGAGTCACGCCGGGGAAAGTGTCGGACCAAACGTCGACAGATGCCTCATGGT
The genomic region above belongs to Colletotrichum higginsianum IMI 349063 chromosome 2, whole genome shotgun sequence and contains:
- a CDS encoding Esterase lipase — encoded protein: MSSTPFSCAVHLYESPTSHASAYEIGPSAASNAILFIGGLGDGPHTVLYTQSLAKHLKSTGQDWSVFEIRMRSSFSGYGYSSLKNDVEDISALVRYLRGIGKKKIVLMGHSTGCQDCAQYTKHKEDPVDGFILQGPVSDRESIADSVDHEWLKNSLEYAEKLIDEGKECEAMPRDQLPSFFQTPMTAYRWHSLAAKGQSFVSEVWNRFQQPVMALQSAEDEFVPDKIDKQALVDSWKKISPKVHELSGLIPGASHTVKKPESQQWLAERVVQFLNQV